Proteins encoded by one window of Aphis gossypii isolate Hap1 chromosome X, ASM2018417v2, whole genome shotgun sequence:
- the LOC126552407 gene encoding uncharacterized protein LOC126552407 gives MEQPDLNYLKMVIRSILTSSPGKVTISQISSDYSNFEGCNLSFEHLGFKTIYELLENMSDVLRIPQNPNMNSFVTLIVDEKTSHLRELVVNQKTKKQRPKKNISTLRSSNNHLPTSANYKFCVNNLDNQRNEYTISTIHKYNTPRYENSTPRYATNARGYDRVKLKSVNSKPNGTVTTRLRSDVENLCNTSKRMSIPMLKNFLINHPDYKKMGTSHIEESINMLKYFIYIDKQGVHLKVPTQDNIENKCMSSTIQQFTSKPSHHEIVSEKKCEENNDTKNCLKIQKDDYKSAIVAIISRSNEPITINKVLSIFQEEYGHTFPLKNFFCRTYMDFFRLYPHIFKLEDQCSTNSVVSLEKQIILEPKTNIRKQFNKASIFNNNIAVTNSGNTMLNSSKLKSEYLSNESSYQMNKYPLVDNSYQSHSVKSIDSYEMYDSDTVLDTMKVKMRRILSKHKDGILCNDFMDIYGKEYNSHFNFFEYGFRSMRDMAYKLPSVFYVKVTDDDNDCILFEADRRSELENNLEDPSLYYKNIPKTILYNLSHFFNKHWNGVKFNELMSLYCAEYGRAYEPLKYGYSSEKHMFESLDKMVEIENNQLFTIDPFAYAECFKNKNVDVINHQDNSSIADDFLLHYTGKDICNGKFRYSKIKLNDQKVAKIIVSEVYNPSSFYIQLEAEVNNLNKFMDTLQLYYEKNEEKYKVIPRLILPELPCASCYEDSNLWLRAMVLNIVDEENVKLSYVDYGTIKVVSKTNVRLLASQFGAYPIPAVHCGLYNFSELNYPREISESFAEMTDDHVLEAQFHHPHFEDDSQKMNVTLFLNTEHDKININKKCFEVIMNQITQIQNKLEE, from the exons ATGGAACAACCAGATTTAAATTACTTGAAGATGGTTATACGGAGTATTTTAACAAGCTCTCCGGGTAAAGTGACAATATCGCAAATATCAAGTGACTACTCTAATTTTGAAGGttgtaatttatcatttgagCATTTGGGATTCAAGACTATTTATGAGCTACTAGAAAATATGTCTGATGTTCTTAGA ataccgCAAAACCCAAACATGAACTCATTCGTAACACTTATTGTTGATGAAAAAACTTCACATCTCAGAGAACTTGTcgtaaatcaaaaaacaaaaaagcagcgtcctaaaaaaaatatttctactttaAGAAGTAGTAATAATCACTTGCCGACCTCtgccaattataaattttgtgttAACAATCTTGATAATCAAAGAAATGAGTATACCATTTctactatacataaatataacactCCTAGGTATGAAAATAGCACTCCAAGGTATGCTACCAATGCTCGTGGATATGATCGTGTAAAACTCAAATCTGTAAACTCAAAACCTAATGGTACTGTAACAACAAGACTCAGGAGCGATGTAGAAAATCTGTGTAATACTTCAAAA CGAATGAGCATTCCTATGTTAaagaattttctaataaatcatccggattataaaaaaatgggtACAAGTCATATTGAAGaatctataaatatgttaaaatattttatttatattgataaacaaGGAGTACATCTTAAAg ttCCAACTCaagataatattgaaaataaatgtatgtcgTCAACAATTCAGCAGTTCACTTCTAAACCGTCTCATCatgaa ATTGTGtccgaaaaaaaatgtgaagaaAATAATGACACGAAAA attgtttaaaaatacaaaaggaTGATTATAAAAGTGCCATTGTTGCTATTATATCTAGATCTAATGAAccaattactataaataaagtgTTATCCATATTTCAAGAGGAATATGGTCATACCtttccattaaaaaattttttttgtagaacaTACATGGATTTCTTTCGTCTATATccacatatatttaaa TTGGAAGATCAATGTTCCACCAACAGTGTTGTGAGtctagaaaaacaaattatattggaaccaaaaacaaatattagaaAACAGTTTAATAAAGCAT ccatatttaataacaatattgctGTTACCAATTCAGGAAACACAATGTTAAATAGCAGCAAGTTGAAATctgaatatttatcaaatgaaaGTAGTTATCAGATGAATAAATATCCTCTTGTTGATAACTCATACCAATcaca ttctgtaaaatcaatagattCATATGAAATGTATGACTCTGATACAGTATTAGATACAATGAAAGTTAAAATGCGCCGAATTTTAAGTAAACACAAAgatggtatattatgtaatgatttTATGGATATTTATGGT aaggAATATAAcagtcattttaatttttttgaatatggaTTCAGAAGTATGAGAGATATGGCATACAAGTTACCatctgtattttatgtaaaagtaaCTGATGATGACAATGATTGTATTCTATTTGAAGCTGATAGACGAAGTGAACTAGAAAATAACTTAGAAG atCCAtcactgtattataaaaatattccgaagactatattgtataatcttTCTCATTTCTTTAATAAGCATTGGAATGGTGTCAAATTCAATGAATTGATGTCTTTAtactgt gcaGAATATGGCCGAGCTTATGAACCATTAAAGTATGGTTATTCTTCTGAAAAACACATGTTTGAATCTTTAGACAAAATGgttgaaatagaaaataatcagCTGTTTACAATAGATCCTTTTGCCTATGcagaatgttttaaaaataaaaatgtagacgTAATAAACCACCAAGATAACAGTtccatt GctgatgattttttattgcattacaCTGGAAAGGATATCTGCAATGGGAAATTTAGgtattctaaaattaagttGAACGACCAAAAGGTAGCAAAAATCATAGTTTCTGAAGTGTACAACCCAagttcattttatattcaattagaaGCAGAAGTCAATAATCTGAATAAATTCATGGACACATTGCAgttg TACTacgaaaaaaatgaagaaaaatataaagttataccAAGGCTTATTCTTCCAGAATTGCCATGTGCCTCATGCTATGAAGATTCTAATCTGTGGCTCAGGgctatggttttaaatattgttgatgAAGAAAATGTGAAA ttatcatATGTTGATTATGGAACAATTAAAGTAGtatcaaaaacaaatgtaagACTTTTAGCATCACAATTTGGAGCATACCCTATTCCAGCAGTACATTGTGGTTTGTACAATTTTAGCGAATTGAATTATCCACGAGAGATAAGTGAATCTTTTGCTGAAATGACTGATGATCATGTGCTAGAAGCACAGTTTCATCACCCACATtttgaa gatgattctcaaaaaatgaatgtcacattatttttgaatactgaacacgacaaaattaatataaacaaaaaatg TTTTGAAGTAATCATGAATCAAATAACACAAATCCAGAATAAATTGGAAGAATGA